Proteins encoded within one genomic window of Blattabacterium cuenoti:
- a CDS encoding isoprenyl transferase, which translates to MENLLEKINYKNIPHHVAIIMDGNGRWAEKRGKLRTFGHENAIQSVRETISVGKELGIPYITLYVFSSENWNRPKKEIDNLMRLFHVNLKSHLEEIHENNVKIIPIGEIEKFSKLIQEELIFFRKKTKHNTSGTLILALSYGGREEILRATKNIAEKVKIGHLSLNDVTHSSFKNHLYTNDIPDVDLIIRTSGEQRISNFLLWQSAYAEFYFTNVLWPDFRKKDFFEAIINYQKRKRRFGKVG; encoded by the coding sequence ATGGAAAATTTGTTAGAAAAAATAAATTACAAAAATATTCCTCATCATGTAGCCATTATTATGGATGGGAATGGACGTTGGGCCGAAAAAAGAGGGAAGTTAAGAACATTTGGTCATGAAAATGCAATTCAATCTGTAAGAGAAACTATAAGTGTTGGAAAAGAATTAGGAATTCCCTATATTACTTTATATGTTTTTTCCTCAGAAAACTGGAATCGTCCAAAAAAGGAAATAGATAATTTAATGCGTCTATTTCATGTTAATTTAAAAAGTCATTTAGAAGAAATTCATGAAAATAATGTCAAAATTATTCCTATAGGAGAAATAGAAAAATTTTCTAAATTAATTCAAGAAGAATTGATTTTTTTTAGAAAAAAAACGAAACATAATACATCGGGAACTTTAATTTTAGCCTTAAGTTATGGAGGAAGAGAGGAGATTTTGAGAGCAACAAAAAATATTGCTGAAAAAGTTAAAATTGGACATTTGTCATTAAATGATGTAACTCATTCTTCTTTTAAAAATCATTTATATACTAATGATATTCCAGATGTAGATCTTATAATTAGAACTAGTGGAGAACAACGTATCAGTAATTTTTTACTTTGGCAATCTGCTTATGCAGAATTTTATTTTACCAATGTTTTATGGCCAGATTTTCGTAAAAAAGATTTTTTTGAAGCTATAATAAATTATCAAAAAAGGAAACGTAGATTTGGAAAAGTTGGATAA
- a CDS encoding NAD kinase, producing the protein MKIAVYGQKFVKKNIPYMKQFIGYISNHSIKIYIEKSFFNVLSSFEEFKNLNFPIFSHYKELTKDFSLMFTFGGDGTILSAITLIRDSGIPIVGVNTGNLGFLATFNKDVFLKKIDQIFNQKFHLIPRSLLWLETSIIKNHDLFFNFALNEIVIFRKETVSMITIDAYIDNEFLTSYWADGLIISTPTGSTGYSLSCGGPIITPDNKNFVLTPISPHNLFSRPLIISDHQKVHLKIHSRVQSYSLSLDTRLTSLSQENELSIRKAPFYIYLIQEKKQTYYKTLREKLLWGMDQRN; encoded by the coding sequence ATGAAAATAGCCGTATATGGACAAAAATTTGTTAAGAAAAATATTCCATACATGAAACAGTTCATAGGCTATATATCAAATCATTCAATAAAAATTTATATTGAGAAATCATTTTTTAATGTTTTATCTTCTTTTGAAGAATTTAAAAATTTGAATTTTCCAATTTTTTCTCATTATAAGGAATTAACAAAAGATTTCAGTTTAATGTTTACTTTTGGAGGAGATGGAACTATATTATCTGCTATTACTCTAATTAGAGATTCAGGAATTCCTATTGTTGGAGTCAATACAGGAAATTTAGGATTTTTAGCAACTTTTAACAAGGATGTTTTTCTAAAAAAAATAGATCAAATTTTTAATCAAAAATTTCATTTAATTCCTCGCAGTTTATTATGGTTAGAAACTTCGATCATAAAAAATCATGATCTATTTTTTAATTTTGCGTTAAATGAAATAGTGATTTTTCGTAAAGAAACAGTTTCCATGATTACTATAGATGCATATATAGATAATGAATTTTTAACATCTTATTGGGCAGATGGATTAATTATCTCTACACCTACTGGTTCTACCGGATATTCTTTAAGTTGTGGAGGGCCAATTATTACTCCAGATAATAAAAATTTTGTTCTTACTCCTATATCTCCACACAATTTATTTTCACGTCCATTAATTATTTCAGATCATCAAAAAGTACATTTAAAAATACATAGTCGTGTTCAATCTTATTCTTTGTCTTTGGACACTCGGCTTACTTCTTTAAGTCAGGAGAATGAATTATCTATTAGAAAAGCTCCTTTTTATATATATTTAATTCAAGAAAAAAAACAAACTTACTATAAAACTTTACGAGAAAAATTATTATGGGGAATGGATCAAAGAAATTAA
- a CDS encoding mevalonate kinase family protein, translating into MKQSLFHAKVLLFGEYGILENSSGLSIPHDSYQGTLKFQSTSSREFFSSNLELEKYFKFLFFLEKNKNLVSLNLKKLYEDIQKGIFFYSNIPQKYGIGSSGALVAAIYEKYAISKLKKCTKKHENIINLRKIFSQMESFFHGKSSGIDPLICYLNIPLLIRSETNISSIRIPTKRIKKGKGAIFLLDSGKPSKTSSMIKFFLEKLKHDKFRKILKEEFIKYNEKCIETFLKGDFKVLLKHVKLLSAWVFHHFRPMIPKNFLKIWEEGLFTNIHYLKLCGSGGGGFLLVFTPNYDLSIKKLKKYTTEVLFRF; encoded by the coding sequence ATGAAACAATCTTTATTTCATGCTAAAGTTCTTTTGTTTGGAGAATATGGAATTTTGGAAAATTCTAGTGGACTTTCTATTCCTCATGATTCCTATCAAGGAACTTTAAAATTTCAATCTACTTCTTCTAGAGAATTTTTTTCTTCTAATTTAGAATTAGAAAAATATTTTAAATTTTTATTTTTTCTAGAAAAAAATAAAAATTTAGTTTCATTAAATCTGAAAAAATTATATGAGGATATTCAAAAAGGAATTTTTTTTTATTCAAACATTCCTCAAAAATATGGAATTGGAAGTTCAGGTGCATTAGTTGCCGCTATTTATGAGAAATATGCTATAAGTAAATTGAAAAAATGTACAAAAAAACACGAAAACATAATAAATTTAAGGAAAATATTTAGTCAAATGGAATCTTTTTTTCACGGAAAAAGTTCTGGAATTGATCCTTTAATTTGTTACTTAAATATTCCTTTGCTTATTCGTTCAGAAACGAATATCTCTTCTATAAGAATTCCTACAAAAAGAATAAAAAAAGGAAAAGGAGCTATTTTTTTACTAGATTCAGGAAAACCCAGTAAAACATCATCCATGATAAAATTTTTTTTAGAAAAATTAAAACATGATAAATTTAGAAAAATATTGAAAGAAGAATTTATAAAATATAATGAAAAATGTATAGAAACTTTTCTTAAAGGAGATTTTAAAGTTTTACTAAAACACGTCAAGTTACTTTCCGCTTGGGTTTTTCATCATTTTCGTCCTATGATTCCAAAAAATTTTTTGAAAATATGGGAAGAAGGACTTTTCACGAACATACATTATCTAAAATTGTGTGGTTCTGGAGGAGGAGGTTTCTTATTAGTATTTACTCCAAATTATGATTTATCTATAAAAAAACTAAAAAAATATACAACAGAAGTTCTTTTTCGTTTTTAA
- a CDS encoding pseudouridine synthase produces MNKKKDGFIRLNHYLSNAGISSRRKSDQLIQSGVVEVNGKYVSKLGTIIHVNDIVKLHGHRIKNKKKIYILLNKPKGVITSTSDRYKRKTVMDLIPNFSNNRVFPVGRLDRLTTGVLLLTNDGSLTEKLTHPKYNIKKIYHVLLNKKIKPQDIDLIRKGKISLYEGRIKVDFISCGNRKNRIKIGLHIGWNRVIRRLFKKLTYQVIQLDRVNFGGFTKKNLKVGCWCFLNKKEINNTIKIHEKNKHY; encoded by the coding sequence ATGAACAAAAAAAAAGATGGGTTTATACGATTAAATCATTACTTATCTAATGCAGGTATTTCTTCAAGAAGAAAATCTGATCAATTGATTCAATCAGGAGTTGTAGAAGTGAATGGAAAATATGTTTCAAAACTAGGAACTATAATTCACGTAAATGATATTGTCAAATTACATGGACATCGCATTAAAAATAAAAAAAAAATATATATACTTCTTAATAAACCAAAAGGAGTTATCACTTCTACAAGTGACAGATATAAAAGAAAAACAGTTATGGATTTAATACCAAATTTTTCTAATAATCGAGTCTTCCCTGTAGGAAGACTCGATCGTTTAACCACAGGAGTCTTACTTCTTACAAATGATGGATCTCTCACTGAAAAATTAACTCATCCAAAATATAATATTAAAAAAATATATCATGTTTTATTAAACAAAAAAATTAAACCCCAAGATATTGATCTCATTAGAAAAGGAAAGATATCTCTTTATGAAGGAAGAATCAAAGTTGATTTTATTTCCTGCGGAAATAGAAAAAATAGAATAAAAATAGGATTACATATAGGATGGAATAGAGTGATTAGACGCCTTTTTAAAAAACTAACTTATCAAGTTATACAACTAGACAGAGTGAATTTTGGAGGATTCACTAAAAAAAATCTTAAAGTAGGATGTTGGTGTTTTTTAAATAAAAAAGAAATAAATAACACAATAAAAATTCATGAAAAAAATAAGCATTATTAA
- a CDS encoding GTP-binding protein: MKILSAQFKGSMVTSNQFFFSDFPKYVFAGRSNVGKSSLINLIIGKKLARVSSHPGRTEFINYFLINHQWYLIDLPGYGYSTKKKREKKKQIN, encoded by the coding sequence ATGAAAATTCTTTCAGCACAATTTAAAGGAAGTATGGTCACTTCAAATCAATTCTTTTTTTCTGATTTCCCTAAATATGTTTTTGCTGGACGTTCTAATGTAGGAAAATCTAGTTTAATTAATCTTATTATTGGAAAAAAACTTGCCAGAGTTTCTTCCCATCCTGGAAGAACAGAATTTATTAATTATTTTTTAATAAATCATCAATGGTATTTAATAGATTTACCCGGATATGGGTATTCTACTAAAAAAAAGAGAGAAAAAAAAAAACAGATAAATTAA